From Hylaeus volcanicus isolate JK05 chromosome 2, UHH_iyHylVolc1.0_haploid, whole genome shotgun sequence, the proteins below share one genomic window:
- the LOC128872661 gene encoding mediator of RNA polymerase II transcription subunit 27 has protein sequence MEQLQTALTAIKVLRSSVGQVFDSLGNGLRADHGEENKEHKYLHELQELLTTVSVNLRDVEQAVSSLNPPPGPFNLASTAYLSQETTQERQALYGILVNSYKWTDKIHEYSNVAQTLLSQNSLKRSYINSSRTKRGRAQTSNHNVPQQQVDSMIATFDRLFNDMTVSVSRPFASNAVLHVTLGHVLKGVVAFKGLMIEWVVVKGYGETMDLWTESRHKVFRRVTENAHAAMLHFYSPALPELAVRSFMTWFHSLNNLFSDPCKRCGLHLHSALPPTWRDFRTLEPYHQECKP, from the exons atggAGCAACTGCAGACTGCATTGACAGCGATTAAAGTATTACGTTCTAGTGTAGGTCAAGTTTTCGATTCTCTTGGAAATGGATTACGAGCCGACCAtggagaagaaaataaagaacataAATACTTACACGAATTGCAAGAACTTCTAACAACGGTCAGCGTTAATTTAAG aGATGTTGAACAAGCCGTAAGTAGTTTAAATCCACCACCAGGACCATTTAATCTAGCAAGTACCGCATACCTTAGTCAAGAGACGACACAAGAAAGACAAGCATTATATGGTATACTTGTCAATAGCTACAAATGGACTgacaaaattcacgaatataGTAATGTTGCTCAAACATTACTTAGtcaaaattcattgaaaagaTCTTACATTAATTCTAGTAGAACAAAAAGAGGCAGAGCCCAAACAAGCAATCATAATGTACCTCAACA acAAGTTGATTCTATGATTGCTACTTTTGATAGACTTTTTAATGATATGACTGTATCCGTGTCAAGACCATTCGCATCGAATGCAGTATTACATGTTACATTAGGACACGTTTTAAAAGGTGTAGTAGCATTCAAAGGTTTAATGATAGAATGGGTAGTCGTTAAAGGTTATGGAGAAACTATGGATCTATGGACAGAGTCCAGACATAAGGTTTTCAGAAGAGTGACAGAAAATGCCCATGCTgcaatgttacatttttattcaccAGCATTACCTGAACTAGCTGTTCGATCATTTATG ACTTGGTTCCatagtttgaataatttatttagcgaTCCATGCAAACGTTGTGGCTTACATTTACATAGTGCTTTACCCCCAACATGGAGAGATTTTCGAACTTTGGAACCCTATCATCAAGAATGTAAACcataa
- the LOC128884984 gene encoding mucin-19-like produces the protein MPAGSPDPSRASQAGKAHTGKRCSRVVGECRGEETGVVDVLGPSRSGTSGGARECFVVLEGLPRPEEVAEEGASTKPSSRPSSTRGLRAAGSSASRAGSRAGQPFAGLAPVCPRAGSRLGDAEDDGVSVTSMSSASCGGVKRRVGMHRPASPPATRASAKRARGKDASPPVDIDDPPAALVPSPARPLEGGYAGAVRRRTTPAAAVGAVDSSTPAVGGETFPVSIKPAGRKKKGRGRKRGAQAALPSTLPQQSLAPPPTNPATAPANPDGAAWSQVVGRRARRAAGTASAAPVTPAPPQKGTSKRAGRLKKAPPRVVAPPRSAAVTITVPEGSKATYEETIRRARQGVDLGALGIEALSRKRAVTGGLIVQVPGADGALKAAALAAKVTAALGSLDVKVARPVKKT, from the exons ATGCCGGCGGGATCTCCGGATCCTAGCAGGGCCTCCCAAGCCGGTAAGGCTCACACTGG gAAGCGTTGTAGCCGGGTCGTCGGTGAGTGCAGGGGTGAAGAGACCGGGGTGGTGGATGTTCTTGGACCATCCAGGTCTGGGACATCGGGCGGGGCACGCGAGTGCTTCGTGGTGTTGGAGGGGCTGCCGCGCCCGGAAGAGGTCGCAGAGGAAGGCGCGTCGACGAAGCCCAGCTCTAGGCCGTCGTCGACACGCGGGCTAAGGGCTGCTGGCTCGTCAGCTTCGCGGGCAGGCTCTAGGGCTGGTCAGCCATTCGCCGGCCTTGCTCCGGTTTGTCCGCGGGCAGGCTCCCGGCTGGGCGATGCTGAGGACGATGGCGTCTCCGTGACGTCCATGTCCTCGGCATCTTGCGGCGGGGTCAAGCGCCGGGTTGGTATGCACCGGCCCGCGTCGCCCCCGGCGACTCGGGCGTCGGCCAAACGAGCCCGAGGTAAAGATGCCTCGCCCCCTGTGGACATCGACGATCCGCCTGCCGCCCT AGTCCCCAGCCCCGCAAGGCCTCTGGAGGGTGGATATGCCGGAGCGGTGAGGAGGCGGACGACCCCTGCGGCTGCGGTTGGTGCCGTAGATTCCTCCACGCCGGCGGTTGGCGGGGAAACCTTCCCCGTCAGTATTAAGCCGGCggggaggaagaagaagggTAGGGGGAGGAAGAGGGGAGCGCAGGCTGCCCTACCATCCACCCTTCCCCAACAGTCGTTGGCTCCTCCCCCCACTAACCCTGCGACGGCACCAGCCAACCCCGATGGGGCTGCCTGGTCGCAGGTGGTGGGGAGGCGAGCGAGGAGAGCAGCCGGGACCGCTTCGGCCGCTCCCGTGACCCCGGCCCCTCCTCAGAAGGGCACGAGCAAGAGGGCTGGAAGACTAAAGAAAGCGCCTCCTCGCGTAGTGGCCCCTCCCCGTTCGGCGGCGGTGACGATCACCGTCCCGGAAGGGAGCAAGGCAACCTACGAAGAGACCATTAGGAGGGCTCGCCAGGGCGTTGATCTGGGTGCCCTCGGAATTGAGGCCCTCTCAAGGAAGAGGGCCGTCACTGGAGGCCTGATCGTTCAGGTCCCCGGTGCTGATGGGGCCCTAAAGGCCGCCGCTCTGGCGGCCAAAGTGACCGCCGCTCTGGGGAGCCTAGACGTGAAGGTGGCCAGACCCGTCAAGAAGACGTAA
- the LOC128884985 gene encoding uncharacterized protein LOC128884985 → MEVFNGMWKITEKQRSMAMPIKNRMEHLAECVDALRQAMRASHAILTHLPRTSEPAEVPVSARKRPLPLVPSSPEEDVQRREEKSAPATETWATVAGRRRKKKGKGTEDKELSRSTSKGVPRSTPKAALKSVPKAALVAGDKSTPKKPGSTPGKVGTDKLGAPPPKLAKGKKRRTRKRRRRPKRSAVVVQPAARKSYADVLGKIRREVRPEKTETEFRQIRKIQGGGVLLELARCKDQRALQEAIKAAMGDDAEVRTLVPRMRVEICDLDCCTTGEEV, encoded by the coding sequence ATGGAGGTTTTCAATGGCATGTGGAAGATCACGGAGAAACAGAGAAGCATGGCGATGCCCATTAAGAACCGTATGGAGCATCTGGCGGAGTGCGTCGACGCACTTCGCCAAGCTATGCGGGCCAGCCACGCTATTCTCACGCACCTTCCCCGTACATCCGAGCCAGCCGAAGTGCCGGTCAGCGCGCGCAAGCGGCCGCTACCCCTCGTGCCCTCCTCACCCGAGGAGGACGTGCAGAGACGCGAGGAGAAGTCCGCCCCGGCTACCGAAACTTGGGCCACCGTGGCAGGcaggaggaggaagaagaagggGAAAGGGACCGAGGACAAGGAGCTTTCGAGGAGCACCTCAAAAGGTGTCCCTAGGAGCACTCCGAAGGCTGCCCTTAAGAGCGTCCCTAAGGCTGCCCTGGTGGCTGGGGATAAATCCACCCCGAAAAAGCCCGGGTCAACGCCAGGCAAGGTGGGCACAGACAAGCTCGGAGCACCTCCGCCGAAGCTTGCTAAAGGCAAAAAGCGGAGGACGAGAAAACGGCGGCGCAGGCCGAAGCGCAGCGCCGTCGTCGTGCAGCCGGCCGCCAGGAAGTCCTACGCGGACGTCCTAGGGAAAATCCGGCGGGAGGTGCGACCGGAAAAGACGGAGACGGAGTTCCGTCAAATCCGAAAGATCCAGGGGGGCGGTGTCCTTTTGGAACTGGCGCGCTGTAAAGATCAGCGCGCTCTTCAGGAGGCCATCAAAGCCGCCATGGGGGACGATGCGGAGGTCCGGACTCTGGTGCCGCGCATGCGCGTCGAGATTTGCGACCTCGACTGCTGCACGACCGGCGAGGAGGTGTGA